The Tautonia plasticadhaerens nucleotide sequence ACAGGGCGCGATAGGTCCGGAAGTCGATGTGTTCCTTCAGGAAGGCCACGTGGCCGTCGACGAACGCGACCATGACGCCGCCCGGGTGCCGGCCGAAGGCCCCCCGGGAGTTCGGGTAGGTCGAGTTGGGCGGGAAGATGGCACCGTTGTGCTCGGCGGGGGTGACGTAGCCCTGCGAGACGTGGTGGACCCAGAGGAACTGGTTGGAGCCCTTCTGGATGGGGACCCAGCTGTGGTTGGCGTTGTGGGCCTGCTCCGTGAAGTAGATCGTGTTGCTCGTGCCGTCACGCACCTCGGACATCTTCACGTACATGTTCAACGCACCCATGCCGTCGCCGACCGCCCGGCGCTGGGCCTCGGTGAGGGTCCGCTCCGGGCAGCACGCGCCGGTCCCGCCGTTGATGGCGTAGTCCTTGAACTGGCTCTCGGGCTGGACCCGGTCGACCGACGGGCAGAGGAAGGAGTTGGGCATCGCCCTCGCGGCGGTCGAGTTGGCGGGGTCCCCCGACGGCCCGCGTTCGCCCGTGGGGCCCGCCCAGTCGGACTCCTCCGGGATGGAGAACGCATAGGCGGGAAGGCCGATGTTGATCGCATTGTAGACGTTGTTCCCCTCGATGAAGGGGAGCAGCGCGGCGGCCCAGCTGTAGCTGCCCCA carries:
- a CDS encoding DUF1559 domain-containing protein, which translates into the protein MSRSQTRKDGFTLIELLVVIAIIGVLIALLLPAVQAAREAARRAQCTNNLKQIALASHNYHDVNGAFPAGNYAPDWNNPNTFPTPNVWHDPNSTCCPWGSYSWAAALLPFIEGNNVYNAINIGLPAYAFSIPEESDWAGPTGERGPSGDPANSTAARAMPNSFLCPSVDRVQPESQFKDYAINGGTGACCPERTLTEAQRRAVGDGMGALNMYVKMSEVRDGTSNTIYFTEQAHNANHSWVPIQKGSNQFLWVHHVSQGYVTPAEHNGAIFPPNSTYPNSRGAFGRHPGGVMVAFVDGHVAFLKEHIDFRTYRALFTRKGGEVVSADQY